Below is a genomic region from Syntrophales bacterium.
ACTGAACCGATCAGTATGATTCCGCCCATCTTTTTGATAAATATCACGCTTCTATCCCACATATGAATCACCAGGCTGTTGAACATCGGCATCCTGTATGGAGGAAGTTCCATCACAAATGGAGCTGTATCCCCCCTGAGGAGGGTGGATCGAATGAGCCGACCTACAAGTATGGCAATCACAATACCAATCAGGTAGATTGAAAACACAACATTTCCCGCTCTCTCCGCAAAAAAAGTGCCTGCTAACAGGATATAAATGGGGAGACGGGCAGAACATGACATAAACGGGTTAATCAAAACAGTGAGAATGCGGTCTTTTTCGCTTTCCAGCGTGCGAGTGGCCATAATCGCGGGCACATTACAGCCAAAACCCATTAGCATGGGAATAAAGGACTTCCCATGTAACCCCACAAGATGCATGATCTTATCCATAAGGAACGCTGCCCGCGCCATGTAACCCGTATCTTCAAAAATGGCAATACACAAAAAAAGTATCAAGATGTTAGGAAGGAATATGGCCACACTCCCCACGCCGGCAATGATGCCATTTATAATAAGATCACTGAATAAGCCATCAGGAAGGAGGCTTCTCATAACACTGGAAATCGATTCAATCCCGCTTCCTATCAGCTCCATCGGATAGGCGCCGACGGTAAAGGTCAGCTGAAACATTGCCCAAATGAAAAATATGAAGATGGGAAATCCCAGAAATCTGTTTGTAAGGACGAGATCAATATTTCGCGACACATCAACACGTCTCTTCCTGGGAATTCTAAGTATCTCCTTGATAATTCCTGCAATAAAACCGTACCTCTCCTCAGTCATCACAATGCCGGGCTCATCATTGTACAGTCTGGTAAGCCGCTCTCGCTGCTGTTTAGCCTCTTCAAGAATGATTTGTCCCTGGTTGTTTACGCTCTCAAGGACGCGCTTTTTGACAATTTCATCATCTTCAAGAAGTTTTATTGTAATCCACCTGACATCGTAGGAAAAGTTATCTTGGACCCTGTCTTCAATAAAATCAGATAGTTGACTGATGGCTTTTTCAATATCCTTGCTATACTTGACCCGACGTTCCATTGGAGGCTTCTGGGAAGATTCGGCCACTTCAATCGCCTTTTTTAAAAGATCATCGGTACCCTCACCTTTATTGCCTACTGTATATACTACCGGTACATCAAGGAGCTCGGAGAGCTTTACGCTGTCAATCTGGATATCGCGCGAGAGTGCCATGTCGGACATGTTCAGTGCAAAAATGACCTTGGTATCAAGCTCACGGAGCTGGGTGGCCAGATAAAGGCTCCGTTCCAGGTTCGTGGCATCAATAATATCAACTACCACATCGGGATTTTCATCAAGGATAAAGTTGCGGGCTATGACCTCTTCAATTGAAAAGGCTGTAAGACTATAAGTGCCGGGAAGATCGATGATCTTCAAGTCGCGTCCGTACCTGTGGAGGATCCCTTCTTTCTTTTCCACGGTAACTCCGGGCCAATTCCCCACTTTTTGACGTGTCCCTGTAAGATTATTGAAGATCGTTGTCTTTCCCGAATTGGGATTTCCTGTTAAAGCTATGGTCAATGCCTTGGGAGATGTCATATTTGTCCGTTTCTTACGTCCTCAACTGTTATCTGCGAAGCCTCTTCTACACAAAGCGATACATGATACCCTTTAATGACCAGTTCGATAGGATCTTTCAAAGGGGCATATTTTTCCATATAAACCTCTGAACCCTTTACAAAACCCATCTCAAGGAGTCTTCGCCGAATAGAAGCATCACCACCAACATGGACAATTACACCAACCTGCCCCTCTTTCATTTCGCTAAGATACATTTTTCATTCTTTCATCCGCCGTCCGGTTCAGGACATACACAAATATTTTTCCTGCAAATAGTGTCGATCGGTAAAAATCTTACCGTGATTGCAGTAAGATAATAAGTCTGGAACCCCCAAATGTCAAGGCTTTTGGATTTGCCGGGAAATAAATTTACTGTTTTATCTGTTCGTACTTTCTGATATCATTACCATGAAGAGAGGATACCAAGTGATTCAATCCCTGTATAGATGTCTGATCTTTATGATTAACGGGGGTTTCTGATTTAGCATTGATGCATTAAACTTGAAAAGAGGAGCATAAGTTGTGGCAAGGACAACCTTTAGCAGTAAGGGCGGACGTGTTAAGTCAACAGTTGTCATAGACAGGAAAAAGAGTTCAAGGCCGGTTGAAGACGTTGTCAGAGAAATAAAAAAAGGGATGCAAAAACCACATGGTGAAGATTACAGAGAACAATCGCTGGCTATTCACGGCTTGATATGTGCGTGGTGCGGCAGGGAGTTTGACAATTCCAACCGACACCTTCTTACTGTACACCACAAGGATGGCAATCATCATTATAATCCGTCTGATGGTAAAAATTGGGAAAATCTCTGCATTTACTGTCATGAAAACATCCACAGCAGGGAACTGCTTGGAGATTACTTTGATGGAACTCACAGCAAAAAAGAAAGCAGCGTAGTGTATGAATATGGGAATGATCAAGATGTAACAGCTTCCGGTATGGGGATTCTTGGTGAAAAACTGCAGAAGGCGATGAAGAAAAAAGCAAAAAAATGACAGAAAGAATATGAAAAAAGATTGAAAAAAATTGTTAGTATGAAGGGTTCACCACCACAGATTTGAAAATTTCTTACAAATTAAGGAAAAGGTACTAATGAAAATTCAAGAAATAGAATTTAAGGGTTTGGATGCTAAAACGTTTATTGAACAAAAAGTTAAAGAAATTTCTTCCGTTGTGGGAGAAGGTTTAGCCATAAACGCATTGTCCGGTGGTGTCGATTCCTCGGTCGTTACGATGCTGGCTTACAAAGCGCTTGGAAACCGGCTCAAATCGTATTTTATAGATACCGGCCTTATGAGGCAGGATGAACCTCAGCAGATTGTTTCATGGTTTAAAGATTTGGGAATCCCCGTAGAATTAATCGATGCTCAAAGTCAGTTCTTTCATGCACTTAAGAACCTGACAGATCCGGAAGAGAAGAGAGAAGCAATTACTCAGACATTTTACAAAGACGTTTTTGGTAAGCTTGCCGGAGAGAGTGGTGCAAAATGTCTTTTTCAGGGAACGAACTACACAGATGTAGAAGAAACCGTTGCGGGAATAAAAAGACAGCACAATGTCCTGGAACAGCTTGGAATCGATCCTGAAGCAATGTATGGCTATAAGGTGATAGAACCTTTAATTCAGCTGAGAAAACCGGCAATAAGAGAAGTCGGAAAAGTGTCCGGCCTGCCGGAAGAAATATACAAAAGGCCTCCGTTTCCGGGACCTGCCCTGGCTGCCAGGGTAATCGGAGAAGTTACACCGGAAAGAGTAGAAATTGTAAGAAAAGCAACGAAAATTGTTGAAGAGGAATTATCTGATACCGAAGCATTCCAATATCTTGCAGTTCTCCACGAAGACAGGGTAACGGGAATAAGAGACGGGGAAAGAGATTATGGTTTCCAGATAGAGGTGAGATGCTGG
It encodes:
- a CDS encoding FeoA family protein, with the translated sequence MYLSEMKEGQVGVIVHVGGDASIRRRLLEMGFVKGSEVYMEKYAPLKDPIELVIKGYHVSLCVEEASQITVEDVRNGQI
- a CDS encoding YajD family HNH nuclease, encoding MARTTFSSKGGRVKSTVVIDRKKSSRPVEDVVREIKKGMQKPHGEDYREQSLAIHGLICAWCGREFDNSNRHLLTVHHKDGNHHYNPSDGKNWENLCIYCHENIHSRELLGDYFDGTHSKKESSVVYEYGNDQDVTASGMGILGEKLQKAMKKKAKK
- the feoB gene encoding ferrous iron transport protein B produces the protein MTSPKALTIALTGNPNSGKTTIFNNLTGTRQKVGNWPGVTVEKKEGILHRYGRDLKIIDLPGTYSLTAFSIEEVIARNFILDENPDVVVDIIDATNLERSLYLATQLRELDTKVIFALNMSDMALSRDIQIDSVKLSELLDVPVVYTVGNKGEGTDDLLKKAIEVAESSQKPPMERRVKYSKDIEKAISQLSDFIEDRVQDNFSYDVRWITIKLLEDDEIVKKRVLESVNNQGQIILEEAKQQRERLTRLYNDEPGIVMTEERYGFIAGIIKEILRIPRKRRVDVSRNIDLVLTNRFLGFPIFIFFIWAMFQLTFTVGAYPMELIGSGIESISSVMRSLLPDGLFSDLIINGIIAGVGSVAIFLPNILILFLCIAIFEDTGYMARAAFLMDKIMHLVGLHGKSFIPMLMGFGCNVPAIMATRTLESEKDRILTVLINPFMSCSARLPIYILLAGTFFAERAGNVVFSIYLIGIVIAILVGRLIRSTLLRGDTAPFVMELPPYRMPMFNSLVIHMWDRSVIFIKKMGGIILIGSVVVWALSAFPQNFQFSSDYDARILSIKNSYQAKELSVTGQEREELERVTNKAIAELESARSAEKVEKSYMGRIGKAIAPIFAPIGIDWRGSVALLTGFVAKEIVLSTMGVLYAAGGKEENATLKETLKVSGMTSLSAYAMMVFVLLYIPCLATVAAIRRETNSWKWASFSVVFNFSLAWIMAFAIYQGGKLFILHFI
- a CDS encoding asparagine synthase-related protein, which encodes MKIQEIEFKGLDAKTFIEQKVKEISSVVGEGLAINALSGGVDSSVVTMLAYKALGNRLKSYFIDTGLMRQDEPQQIVSWFKDLGIPVELIDAQSQFFHALKNLTDPEEKREAITQTFYKDVFGKLAGESGAKCLFQGTNYTDVEETVAGIKRQHNVLEQLGIDPEAMYGYKVIEPLIQLRKPAIREVGKVSGLPEEIYKRPPFPGPALAARVIGEVTPERVEIVRKATKIVEEELSDTEAFQYLAVLHEDRVTGIRDGERDYGFQIEVRCWDSEDAVTGSPTRLPYETLEKLAERITTEVEGIVSVTYNIARKPPSTIEAV